One part of the Vicia villosa cultivar HV-30 ecotype Madison, WI linkage group LG6, Vvil1.0, whole genome shotgun sequence genome encodes these proteins:
- the LOC131614717 gene encoding protein MAIN-LIKE 1-like yields MVNHSRKIFGLFKPAAEWFNDHVRGSGLSGLCMTGYTTISTGMQGAFVERWHKETSSFHLPVGEMTITLHDVQCLLHLPIRGPLLTHSKIQRVEAIEWMTLYLGMEEEVAHFECATTCGPHVRFTTLKIYFEFHLDAAAEAEEAGDELFTQYHRGCALRCWYMHVVGAACFWRSQKNYEA; encoded by the exons atggtgaaccactccaggaagattttcggtctgtttaaaccagcagctgagtggtttaacgaccatgtgcgaggttcagggctcagcgggctctgcatgacggggtacaccaccatcagcaccggcatgcagggggcatttgtggagcgctggcacaaggagacgtcatctttccacctgccggttggggagatgacgatcaccttgcatgacgtccagtgtcttctccacctgcctattagggggccgctgttgacccactccaagatccagagggtggaggccattgagtggatgacgctatATCTGGGCATGGAGgaggaggttgctcactttgagtgcgccacgacttgtgggcctcatgtccggttcactacactgaagatctattttgagttccacctggacgcggcggccgaggccgaggaggcgggtgacgagctattcacacagtatcaccgcggctgcgctctccggtgctggtacatgcatgtggtaggcgctgcatgcttt tGGAGGAGCCAGAAAAATTACGAAGCTTGA
- the LOC131610059 gene encoding histone H4, translating to MSGRGKGGKGLGKGGAKRHRKVLRDNIQGITKPAIRRLARRGGVKRISGLIYEETRGVLKIFLENVIRDAVTYTEHARRKTVTAMDVVYALKRQGRTLYGFGG from the coding sequence ATGTCAGGTCGCGGCAAGGGAGGAAAGGGTTTGGGAAAGGGAGGAGCAAAGAGGCATAGAAAGGTGCTTCGTGACAACATCCAGGGTATTACGAAGCCTGCAATTCGTCGTTTGGCTAGAAGAGGTGGTGTGAAGAGAATCAGTGGTCTCATCTATGAAGAAACCCGTGGTGTTCTCAAGATCTTTCTCGAGAATGTTATTCGTGATGCTGTGACATACACTGAGCATGCTAGAAGGAAAACTGTCACTGCTATGGATGTCGTTTATGCTTTGAAGAGGCAAGGAAGGACTCTTTACGGTTTCGGTGGTTGA